A single genomic interval of Pyrus communis chromosome 7, drPyrComm1.1, whole genome shotgun sequence harbors:
- the LOC137739302 gene encoding uncharacterized mitochondrial protein AtMg00810-like: MHKSKLCATHCLPQNRLLKDDGTPFGNHELYRSIVGELQYLTFTRPDIAFSVHQVCQFMHCPIESHYLAVKMILRYLKGTQHYGIQYMKGKLELNAFSDADWAGDPNNRRSTTRLVAFLGNNPILWSSKKQNTVSRSSIEAKYRAIATTTAEIN, translated from the coding sequence ATGCATAAGTCAAAGCTCTGTGCTACTCATTGCTTGCCTCAAAATCGACTTCTTAAGGATGATGGAACACCATTTGGCAATCATGAGTTGTACAGAAGCATAGTGGGAGAATTACAATATCTCACTTTCACAAGACCTGACATTGCATTCTCTGTGCATCAGGTTTGTCAGTTCATGCATTGTCCTATAGAGTCACATTACTTGGCTGTAAAAATGATATTACGATATCTTAAGGGGACTCAACATTATGGTATTCAATATATGAAAGGAAAGTTGGAGTTAAATGCATTTAgtgatgctgactgggcagggGATCCCAATAACAGAAGATCCACAACTAGATTGGTTGCTTTCTTGGGGAACAATCCAATATTGTGGTCATCAAAGAAGCAAAACACAGTATCTCGTTCATCTATTGAAGCTAAGTATAGAGCAATTGCTACAACAACTGCTGAGATCAACTAG
- the LOC137739140 gene encoding ABC transporter B family member 19, with the protein MAEPAAEAKTVPEAEKKKEQSLPFFQLFSFADKYDWLLMIFGSLGAVVHGSSMPVFFLMFGEMVNGFGENQMNLQKMTAEVAKYALYFVYLGLIVCVTSYAEIACWMYTGERQVSTLRKKYLEAVLKQDVGFFDTDARTGDIVFSISTDTLLVQDAISEKVGNFIHYLSTFLAGLVVGFVSAWRLALLSIAVIPGIAFAGGLYAYTLTGLTSKSRQSYANAGIMADQAIAQVRTVYSYVGESKALNSYSDAIQNTLQLGYKAGMAKGLGLGCTYGIACMSWALVFWYAGVFIRNGQTDGGKAFTAIFSAIVGGMSLGQSFSNLGAFSKGKSAGYKLMEIIKQKPTIVQDPLEGKCLSDVSGNIEFKEVTFSYPSRPDVIIFRNFSIFFPAGKTVAVVGGSGSGKSTVVSLIERFYDPNQGQVLIDSVDIKTLQLKWLRDQIGLVNQEPALFATTILENILYGKPDATMEDVEVAASSANAHSFITLLPNGYNTQVGERGVQLSGGQKQRIAIARAMLKNPKILLLDEATSALDASSESIVQEALDRLMVGRTTVVVAHRLSTIRNVDSIAVIQQGQVVETGTHEELIAKAGAYASLIRFQEMVGNRDFRNPSTRCSRSSRLSHSLSTKSLSLRSGSLRNLSYSYSTGADGRIEMISNAETDKKTRAPKNYFFRLLKLNAPEWPYSIMAAIGSVLSGFIGPTFAILMGNMIEVFYYKNPASMERKTKEYVFMYIGVGLYAVVAYLIQHYFFSIMGENLTTRVRRMMLAAILRNEVGWFDEEEHNSNLLTTKLATDAADVKSAISERISVILQNMTSLLTSFIVAFIVEWRVSLLILATFPLLVLSNYAQQLSLKGFAGDTAKAHAKTSMIAGEGVSNIRTVAAFNAQNKILSLFCHELRLPQLGSLRRSQTAGVLFGLSQFALHASEALILWYGAHLVSKGVSTFSKVIKVFVVLVVTANSVAETVSLAPEIIRGGEAVGSVFSILDRQTRIDPDDPEAEVVESVRGEIELRHVDFAYPSRPDVMVFKDFSLRIRTGQSQALVGASGSGKSSVIALIERFYDPIVGKVMIDGKDIRRLNLKSLRLKIGLVQQEPALFASSIFENIAYGKEGATEAEVIEAARTANVHGFVSGLPDGYKTPVGERGVQLSGGQKQRIAIARAVLKDPRILLLDEATSALDAESECVLQEALERLMRGRTTVLVAHRLSTIRGVDSIGVVQDGRIVEHGSHSELASRPDGAYTRLLQLQNHHI; encoded by the exons ATGGCGGAGCCAGCGGCGGAGGCGAAGACAGTGCCTGAggcggagaagaagaaggagcagAGCCTGCCCTTTTTCCAGCTCTTCTCCTTTGCAGACAAGTACGATTGGCTCCTCATGATCTTCGGAAGCTTGGGCGCCGTCGTGCACGGGTCCTCCATGCCGGTGTTCTTCCTCATGTTCGGGGAAATGGTTAACGGATTCGGCGAAAACCAAATGAATTTGCAGAAAATGACCGCAGAAGTAGCAAAG TATGCTCTGTACTTTGTGTATCTCGGTCTCATAGTATGCGTAACATCCTACGCAG AGATTGCATGCTGGATGTACACCGGTGAGAGGCAGGTGAGCACGCTGAGGAAGAAGTATCTGGAGGCCGTGCTGAAACAGGACGTCGGCTTCTTCGACACCGACGCTAGAACTGGAGACATTGTCTTTAGTATCTCAACGGACACTCTTCTGGTCCAAGATGCCATCAGTGAGAAG gTGGGGAACTTCATACACTATCTCTCAACGTTTCTGGCGGGGCTGGTGGTAGGGTTTGTATCAGCATGGAGGCTGGCGCTGCTGAGTATTGCGGTGATTCCCGGAATCGCTTTTGCCGGCGGCTTATATGCCTATACACTCACCGGCCTCACGTCCAAGAGTCGCCAGTCGTATGCCAATGCAGGGATAATGGCTGATCAG GCCATCGCGCAAGTTCGGACAGTTTATTCGTACGTTGGTGAAAGCAAGGCCCTCAATTCGTATTCGGATGCAATACAGAACACGTTGCAGCTTGGTTACAAGGCCGGAATGGCCAAGGGTCTCGGCCTAGGGTGTACCTACGGCATTGCTTGTATGTCATGGGCACTTGTTTTCTGGTACGCTGGTGTGTTTATCCGGAATGGGCAGACTGATGGAGGGAAAGCGTTCACCGCCATTTTCTCCGCCATTGTTGGTGGCAT GAGCTTGGGTCAGTCATTTTCGAACCTCGGGGCCTTTAGCAAAGGTAAATCAGCCGGATACAAGTTGATGGAGATAATTAAGCAAAAGCCAACCATAGTTCAAGACCCCTTGGAGGGAAAGTGCTTATCGGATGTTAGTGGCAATATAGAATTCAAGGAAGTAACCTTCAGCTACCCTTCGAGGCCAGATGTTATTATCTTCCGAAATTTTTCGATCTTCTTTCCAGCCGGAAAAACAGTTGCTGTTGTTGGTGGCAGTGGTTCAGGGAAGAGCACTGTTGTCTCTCTGATCGAAAGGTTCTACGATCCTAACCAGG GGCAGGTTTTGATTGATAGCGTGGACATAAAAACGCTGCAATTGAAATGGTTGCGCGATCAGATCGGGCTGGTAAACCAGGAACCGGCACTCTTTGCAACTACGATACTCGAGAACATTCTTTATGGAAAGCCTGACGCAACAATGGAAGATGTTGAAGTTGCAGCTTCCTCAGCGAATGCTCACAGTTTCATCACCTTGCTTCCAAACGGATATAACACTCAG GTAGGAGAGCGAGGAGTTCAGTTATCTGGTGGTCAAAAGCAGAGGATTGCAATTGCCAGAGCTATGTTGAAAAACCCGAAGATCCTACTACTTGACGAAGCAACCAGCGCCCTTGATGCAAGCTCGGAGAGCATTGTTCAAGAAGCTCTAGACCGTCTCATGGTCGGAAGGACAACTGTTGTTGTTGCACATCGCCTTTCCACCATTAGAAATGTTGATAGCATTGCAGTTATACAACAAGGCCAAGTTGTCGAGACAGGAACACATGAAGAACTGATTGCCAAAGCAGGGGCCTACGCTTCTTTAATTCGATTCCAAGAAATGGTCGGGAACAGAGACTTCAGGAACCCATCTACTCGCTGCTCGCGCTCATCACGTCTAAGCCACTCATTGTCGACGAAGTCTTTAAGCCTTCGGTCTGGCAGCTTAAGGAACCTGAGCTATTCGTACAGTACTGGTGCTGATGGGCGGATAGAGATGATTTCAAATGCTGAAACCGACAAGAAAACTCGAGCTCCTAAGAACTATTTCTTCCGGCTTCTGAAGCTAAACGCTCCCGAATGGCCCTATTCAATCATGGCCGCTATAGGATCAGTACTCTCAGGGTTTATTGGTCCAACATTTGCTATTCTAATGGGCAACATGATTGAAGTTTTCTACTATAAAAACCCCGCCTCAATGGAAAGGAAGACAAAGGAATACGTTTTCATGTACATTGGAGTCGGGCTATACGCTGTGGTTGCGTATTTGATACAGCATTACTTCTTCAGCATCATGGGAGAGAACCTCACTACTAGAGTGAGAAGGATGATGCTTGCAG CAATCTTGAGGAATGAAGTTGGATGGTTCGATGAGGAGGAGCACAACTCCAACCTTCTAACAACTAAATTGGCAACGGATGCTGCTGATGTGAAATCAGCTATTTCTGAGAGGATATCTGTGATATTGCAGAACATGACTTCACTCCTCACTTCATTCATTGTTGCCTTCATAGTGGAATGGAGAGTCTCCCTCCTCATTTTAGCAACCTTCCCACTTCTTGTGCTTTCCAACTATGCTCAG CAACTTTCTTTGAAGGGCTTTGCTGGAGACACAGCCAAAGCTCATGCAAAGACGAGCATGATTGCAGGGGAGGGAGTGAGCAACATTCGGACAGTCGCCGCCTTCAATGCCCAAAACAAGATCCTATCTCTCTTCTGCCACGAGCTCCGTCTCCCACAGCTGGGAAGCCTCCGCCGCAGCCAAACCGCTGGCGTCCTATTCGGCCTCTCTCAGTTTGCTCTCCATGCATCTGAAGCTCTCATTTTGTGGTATGGTGCCCACCTCGTTAGCAAAGGTGTCTCGACCTTCTCGAAAGTTATTAAGGTTTTCGTTGTCCTCGTTGTAACGGCCAATTCAGTTGCTGAAACCGTTAGCCTTGCCCCGGAGATTATTAGGGGCGGTGAAGCTGTTGGTTCGGTCTTTTCAATCCTCGATCGTCAAACAAGGATTGATCCGGATGATCCTGAGGCTGAGGTGGTTGAATCAGTACGCGGAGAAATTGAACTTAGGCATGTTGATTTTGCGTACCCATCGCGACCTGATGTCATGGTGTTCAAAGATTTTAGTCTCAGAATCCGCACTGGCCAAAGCCAAGCACTTGTTGGAGCTAGTGGTTCAGGAAAGAGTTCCGTGATTGCATTGATCGAGCGGTTTTATGATCCGATAGTTGGGAAAGTAATGATCGATGGCAAAGACATTCGCCGTCTGAACTTGAAGTCACTTAGGCTGAAGATTGGATTGGTGCAACAAGAACCAGCCCTGTTTGCATCAAGCATTTTCGAAAACATTGCCTACGGCAAAGAAGGCGCGACCGAAGCAGAAGTAATTGAAGCTGCACGTACTGCCAACGTGCATGGTTTTGTTAGCGGGTTGCCAGATGGATACAAAACCCCGGTTGGGGAGAGAGGAGTTCAGCTCTCCGGTGGACAGAAACAAAGAATTGCAATCGCACGGGCGGTGCTCAAGGACCCGAGAATACTCTTGCTAGATGAGGCTACAAGTGCACTTGATGCCGAGTCAGAATGTGTGCTGCAAGAAGCACTCGAGAGGCTAATGAGGGGCCGCACCACCGTGCTTGTTGCCCACCGTTTGTCTACAATTAGAGGGGTGGACAGCATCGGCGTGGTGCAAGACGGGCGCATTGTTGAGCACGGCAGCCATTCGGAACTAGCGAGCCGCCCCGACGGAGCTTATACAAGGCTGTTGCAGCTGCAAAATCATCACATATGA
- the LOC137739049 gene encoding tubulin alpha-2 chain, producing MRECISIHIGQAGIQVGNACWELYCLEHGIQPDGQMPSDKTVGGGDDAFNTFFSETGAGKHVPRAVFLDLEPTVIDEVRTGTYRQLFHPEQLISGKEDAANNFARGHYTIGKEIVDLCLDRIRKLADNCTGLQGFLVFHAVGGGTGSGLGSLLLERLSVDYGKKSKLGFTVYPSPQVSTSVVEPYNSVLSTHSLLEHTDVSVLLDNEAIYDICRRSLDIERPTYTNLNRLVSQVISSLTASLRFDGALNVDVTEFQTNLVPYPRIHFMLSSYAPVISAEKAYHEQLSVAEITNSAFEPASMMAKCDPRHGKYMACCLMYRGDVVPKDVNAAVATIKTKRTIQFVDWCPTGFKCGINYQPPTVVPGGDLAKVQRAVCMISNSTSVAEVFSRIDHKFDLMYAKRAFVHWYVGEGMEEGEFSEAREDLAALEKDYEEVGLESAEGDDGEDDEY from the exons ATGAGAGAGTGCATCTCCATCCACATCGGCCAGGCCGGAATCCAAGTCGGAAACGCTTGCTGGGAGCTCTACTGCCTCGAACATGGCATCCAG cCTGATGGCCAAATGCCGAGTGACAAGACCGTCGGTGGCGGAGACGACGCCTTCAACACTTTCTTCAGCGAAACTGGAGCCGGAAAGCACGTCCCCCGTGCTGTGTTCTTGGATCTTGAGCCCACCGTCATCGATGAGGTCAGGACCGGCACTTACCGCCAGCTATTCCACCCGGAACAGCTCATCAGCGGCAAGGAAGACGCCGCTAATAACTTCGCCAGAGGCCACTACACAA TTGGGAAGGAGATTGTGGATCTCTGTCTTGATAGAATCCGAAAGCTTGCCGACAACTGCACTGGTCTTCAAGGGTTCCTGGTGTTCCACGCTGTTGGAGGTGGGACTGGCTCTGGCCTCGGCTCTCTTCTCCTGGAAAGGCTATCTGTTGATTACGGAAAGAAATCGAAACTCGGGTTCACAGTCTACCCGTCTCCTCAGGTCTCAACCTCTGTCGTTGAGCCGTACAACAGCGTACTGTCCACTCACTCCCTCTTGGAGCACACTGATGTGTCGGTTCTCCTTGACAACGAAGCCATCTACGACATCTGCCGCAGGTCTCTAGACATTGAAAGACCCACTTACACCAACCTCAACAGGCTGGTCTCTCAG GTTATTTCCTCACTCACCGCTTCTCTGCGTTTTGATGGGGCGCTCAACGTGGACGTGACAGAGTTCCAGACCAATTTGGTCCCCTACCCAAGAATCCACTTCATGCTTTCGTCTTATGCACCTGTGATCTCCGCAGAGAAGGCCTACCACGAGCAGCTCTCTGTGGCAGAAATCACCAACAGTGCCTTTGAGCCGGCGTCTATGATGGCAAAATGTGACCCAAGGCACGGGAAGTACATGGCCTGCTGTTTAATGTACCGGGGAGATGTGGTTCCGAAAGATGTCAACGCAGCTGTGGCTACAATCAAGACCAAGAGGACAATTCAGTTTGTGGACTGGTGCCCGACTGGGTTCAAGTGCGGCATCAACTACCAGCCTCCTACTGTTGTTCCTGGTGGCGACTTGGCCAAAGTTCAGAGGGCTGTGTGCATGATTTCCAACTCTACTAGTGTTGCTGAGGTGTTTTCGAGGATTGATCACAAGTTTGATCTCATGTACGCCAAGCGCGCTTTCGTGCATTGGTATGTTGGCGAGGGCATGGAGGAAGGAGAGTTTTCCGAGGCTCGGGAGGACTTGGCGGCGCTAGAGAAGGACTATGAGGAAGTTGGGCTTGAGTCTGCTGAAGGTGATGATGGTGAAGATGATGAGTATTAG